Proteins from a genomic interval of Deinococcus terrestris:
- a CDS encoding EF-Tu C-terminal domain-related protein, with product VLLRGVARDDVERGQVLAKPGSIKPHTKFEASVYVLSKDEGGRHSAFFGGYRPQFYFRTTDVTGVVELQEGVEMVMPGDNVTFTVDLIKPIAMEEGLRFAIREGGRTVGAGVVTKVLE from the coding sequence GTGCTGCTGCGCGGCGTCGCTCGCGACGACGTGGAGCGCGGACAGGTGCTGGCCAAGCCGGGCAGCATCAAGCCGCACACCAAGTTCGAGGCCAGCGTGTATGTGCTGAGCAAGGACGAGGGTGGACGTCACAGCGCTTTCTTCGGCGGGTACCGTCCTCAGTTCTACTTCCGCACGACGGATGTGACGGGCGTGGTGGAGCTGCAAGAGGGCGTGGAGATGGTGATGCCCGGGGACAACGTGACCTTCACGGTGGACCTGATCAAGCCCATCGCCATGGAAGAAGGCCTGCGCTTCGCCATCCGTGAAGGCGGACGCACCGTCGGCGCCGGCGTCGTCACCAAGGTCCTGGAGTAA